The following are encoded in a window of Shewanella psychrotolerans genomic DNA:
- a CDS encoding IS630 family transposase (programmed frameshift): MRTNLNPYSKLKTYSAEELLALSRAEKEPRKRMRLLAVALFLEGNNRTDVALRLKVARASVNAWVAKYLANGIKGLDAKKNKGRDSYLTSSQKQQLSAYIEEQCSSDSGGRLTGDAILKYVKYHFNVDYHPNAIYKLLEQLGFSWITSRSKHPKQSIEVQEAFKKVFQLETILNIPGSVALERVDIWFQDEARFGQQNTTTRLWARKGTRPRAIRQQQFEYAHFFGAVCPQTGDTEAMIVPYLSKDVMRQHLSLIAQRTKPGRHAVVVMDGAGWHTADLADEFNNLSIIKLPPYSPELNPIEQVWSWLRQHHLANRSFQGYDDIVAACSDAWNNFISDTKRVMSLCRREWAIMTKY; encoded by the exons ATGCGCACCAACCTTAACCCGTATTCCAAATTGAAAACTTATAGTGCCGAAGAGCTTTTAGCTTTATCTAGAGCAGAAAAAGAACCTCGTAAACGTATGCGATTACTTGCCGTCGCTCTCTTCCTCGAGGGAAATAATCGTACTGATGTCGCCTTGAGGCTCAAAGTTGCCCGCGCTAGCGTCAACGCTTGGGTAGCTAAGTATCTTGCCAACGGTATCAAAGGGTTGGATGCTAAGAAAAATAAGGGACGTGATAGCTACTTAACCTCAAGTCAAAAGCAGCAACTCAGTGCCTACATAGAGGAACAATGCTCGAGTGATTCAGGTGGAAGACTGACAGGTGATGCGATCCTAAAATATGTCAAATATCACTTTAATGTTGATTACCATCCAAACGCGATTTACAAATTACTGGAACAATTAGGTTTTAGTTGGATAACGAGTCGTTCAAAACATCCTAAGCAATCAATAGAAGTCCAAGAGGCTTTTAAAAAAGT GTTCCAACTGGAAACGATCCTTAACATCCCTGGTAGTGTGGCGCTTGAGCGAGTTGATATCTGGTTTCAAGATGAGGCCCGCTTCGGGCAGCAAAACACGACCACACGTTTATGGGCAAGAAAAGGCACTCGTCCTCGCGCTATACGCCAGCAACAGTTCGAATATGCGCATTTCTTTGGCGCTGTTTGTCCGCAAACAGGCGATACTGAAGCGATGATCGTTCCTTACCTAAGCAAAGACGTCATGCGTCAGCATCTATCACTGATAGCACAAAGGACAAAACCAGGTAGGCATGCCGTTGTTGTCATGGATGGTGCAGGTTGGCATACAGCAGATCTCGCAGATGAGTTTAACAACCTTAGCATCATCAAATTACCGCCATACTCCCCTGAACTAAATCCGATAGAGCAAGTATGGAGTTGGTTACGGCAGCATCATTTAGCTAATCGCAGCTTTCAAGGATACGATGATATCGTTGCAGCCTGCTCTGATGCTTGGAACAACTTCATTAGCGATACGAAAAGAGTGATGTCTTTATGTCGTAGAGAGTGGGCAATAATGACTAAGTATTAA
- the csrD gene encoding RNase E specificity factor CsrD, protein MKITEILTKKLTAFWLLSLAAVAFIFLFIALVSFVQLTYKFQQHQMSEFELMLLQHQQQHQLKHLDIWLPQILSAYKAQHFLLTRNGEVVYQYENSDDETSLVNYERVVSEPLALTFNISLPQPFVLNNVSWHGMLIFLFGVAAIWLFVRWGHTWLAQQLEGVEELAKRSHLILSGDYDKALAESGHGRPRLINRALTQLLLELEDAQKQRARFDQFIRSNTFLDPETGIGNRLFLKNRLDALSNGEGMMAPGVLLLLEMEDLDLLQQEMSEEMIHELLSQTISGISKLLDTQANSIFSRRSYNQFAIVVPQISLADVEKLAAKLLKVCLAQPLDGVINQNDFFHIGLAYFKVGESKEQLLEEAEMALRAAQFQGNSSWFMYDKGAVDGEFARGTVRWRSFLEYALVNKRVVAFSQPVMDSDGLEHHKEISCRLRDNSGGLVRATLFLPMAIKCGLTPQIERQVIEAVLFDLLVSNANPDARYSINLSLDTLTSRAFIRWLKTTLLEYRHLASKLIFEVNEDILVHNIDKLRPPLDMISKMGASLCVDRVGQQVVSMEYIQACKIDIIKLHRSIVRQIHLRQENQLFVRSIIGGLYRSEVQFFAEGIESFEEWQTLKILGVSAGQGSLFSEPMEEV, encoded by the coding sequence ATGAAAATCACTGAAATACTGACTAAAAAATTAACCGCTTTTTGGCTGCTATCTTTAGCTGCTGTAGCGTTTATCTTTTTATTTATCGCTTTGGTCAGTTTTGTTCAGCTAACCTATAAATTTCAACAACACCAGATGTCCGAATTTGAGTTGATGTTACTGCAGCATCAACAGCAGCATCAATTAAAACACCTCGATATTTGGTTACCGCAAATACTCTCTGCCTATAAGGCTCAGCATTTTTTGTTAACTCGTAATGGTGAAGTGGTTTATCAGTATGAAAATTCCGATGATGAAACCAGTTTAGTGAATTACGAACGAGTAGTAAGCGAGCCTCTGGCATTAACATTTAATATCAGTTTACCGCAGCCCTTTGTACTTAATAATGTAAGTTGGCATGGTATGCTGATTTTTCTCTTCGGTGTCGCGGCCATATGGTTGTTTGTGCGCTGGGGCCATACTTGGTTAGCTCAGCAGCTTGAGGGGGTCGAAGAGCTCGCCAAGCGCAGTCATCTTATTTTGTCGGGGGATTATGATAAAGCTCTCGCTGAAAGCGGCCACGGTCGACCACGCTTGATTAATCGTGCATTGACACAGCTATTACTCGAACTTGAGGATGCCCAAAAACAACGTGCCCGCTTCGATCAGTTTATTCGCTCTAATACTTTTCTTGATCCTGAGACTGGAATAGGTAACCGTTTATTTTTAAAGAACCGACTCGACGCCTTAAGTAATGGTGAGGGCATGATGGCGCCTGGAGTGCTGCTTTTGTTAGAGATGGAAGATCTTGACCTACTTCAGCAGGAGATGAGTGAAGAGATGATCCATGAACTGCTCAGTCAAACGATTAGCGGGATAAGCAAGTTACTTGATACTCAAGCGAACAGTATATTCTCCCGTCGCTCTTATAATCAGTTTGCGATTGTTGTGCCGCAGATTTCGTTAGCTGATGTGGAAAAGCTTGCTGCTAAATTATTAAAAGTCTGCTTAGCTCAACCTCTAGATGGGGTTATCAACCAAAATGATTTTTTTCATATCGGATTGGCGTATTTCAAGGTGGGAGAGAGTAAAGAGCAGTTGCTCGAAGAAGCTGAGATGGCTTTGAGGGCTGCCCAATTCCAAGGCAATAGTAGTTGGTTTATGTATGATAAAGGCGCTGTGGATGGAGAATTTGCTCGAGGCACTGTACGTTGGCGTAGCTTTTTAGAATATGCCTTGGTAAACAAACGGGTTGTTGCTTTCTCCCAACCAGTAATGGATAGCGATGGCCTCGAACATCACAAAGAGATCTCTTGCCGGCTTCGAGATAACAGTGGTGGACTGGTGCGTGCGACGCTGTTTTTACCAATGGCGATAAAGTGTGGTTTGACTCCGCAGATAGAGCGTCAGGTGATTGAGGCCGTGCTGTTTGATCTACTGGTGAGTAATGCTAATCCTGATGCTAGATACAGTATCAACTTAAGTTTAGATACCTTAACTAGCCGCGCGTTTATTCGCTGGTTAAAAACCACTTTACTCGAATACCGCCACCTCGCTTCGAAACTTATTTTTGAGGTGAACGAAGATATCTTGGTTCATAATATTGATAAATTAAGGCCGCCTTTGGACATGATCAGCAAGATGGGGGCTAGTTTGTGTGTCGATCGAGTGGGTCAACAAGTGGTGAGTATGGAATATATTCAAGCCTGCAAAATCGATATCATTAAGCTGCATCGTTCAATCGTGAGACAAATTCATCTACGTCAGGAAAATCAACTGTTTGTAAGGAGTATTATCGGGGGATTGTATCGCTCCGAAGTACAGTTTTTTGCCGAAGGTATTGAGTCATTTGAAGAGTGGCAAACATTGAAAATTTTAGGGGTGAGTGCAGGCCAGGGAAGTCTCTTTAGCGAGCCGATGGAGGAAGTTTAA
- a CDS encoding MSHA biogenesis protein MshI has product MKNNLLSKFAFWQKKHNRVDLGVYINTDGMTVYQAESLLRQIPLIKQDWRTAFQTLVEQVPGANIQIVLSSDYYQLLVVDKPAVDDEEIGQALQWSIKDMVSKPIAELHFDYFESPQANNNKLTVVVVDRQVMTALALAAQQCDVAIAGISIEEMAISNLSENENLAKLVLSHEPNHELKLTVIKRGALYMQRSVRGFNQIDVVTADDLRLGVADNLSLELQRSMDYFESQLRQAPVASIELLMGGAKEELARLLSANFDQQVNTIPCQHVADKFAELAFAEFNHDRELEVA; this is encoded by the coding sequence ATGAAAAATAATCTTTTGAGTAAGTTTGCCTTTTGGCAAAAGAAACACAATAGAGTCGACTTAGGTGTGTATATCAACACCGATGGAATGACTGTCTATCAGGCTGAGTCGCTATTGCGTCAAATTCCACTGATTAAGCAAGACTGGCGTACAGCTTTTCAAACCCTAGTTGAGCAAGTTCCTGGTGCCAATATTCAGATCGTCTTAAGCAGCGACTATTATCAACTCTTGGTTGTTGATAAGCCTGCGGTTGACGATGAAGAGATTGGCCAAGCGTTGCAATGGTCGATTAAAGATATGGTATCAAAACCCATTGCCGAGCTTCATTTCGATTATTTTGAGTCTCCTCAAGCTAACAATAATAAGCTAACTGTGGTGGTTGTCGATCGTCAGGTGATGACGGCTCTCGCTCTTGCCGCCCAGCAATGTGATGTGGCGATTGCCGGGATCAGTATTGAAGAGATGGCAATTAGCAACCTATCTGAGAATGAAAACCTAGCTAAATTAGTCTTATCCCACGAGCCAAATCACGAGCTTAAATTGACTGTGATTAAACGGGGCGCGCTTTATATGCAGCGAAGCGTCAGAGGGTTTAATCAGATTGATGTTGTGACAGCAGACGATTTACGCTTAGGTGTAGCTGATAACCTGAGTCTGGAGTTGCAACGTTCCATGGACTATTTTGAAAGCCAGTTACGTCAAGCGCCAGTCGCCTCAATAGAGTTACTGATGGGCGGAGCAAAAGAAGAATTGGCCCGTTTGTTATCGGCAAATTTTGATCAACAGGTCAATACTATTCCATGTCAGCATGTTGCCGATAAATTTGCCGAGTTGGCTTTCGCCGAGTTTAATCATGATCGTGAACTGGAGGTGGCTTAG
- a CDS encoding fimbrial assembly protein: MVPKQRVNLFNESLLPPKLRLSFVKLTQLTIGLVVLLLIANLISYLSVSDLTQQKSSLTQQKTSYDQQKSQLENQIAARAASPALVAEVDLMTQQLEVKRRLLGELGNVQALTSRGYSSLLTDLATVSDSSIWLSRIHVLENEFEFEGYSSAPLNVPQWVERLKQVETLKGQAFSTLTMSRGEGEPLSFILRSRVVVEETAQ, from the coding sequence ATGGTGCCTAAACAGCGAGTTAACCTGTTCAACGAGTCCTTACTACCTCCCAAGCTGAGATTATCCTTTGTAAAGCTAACGCAACTTACAATAGGTCTTGTGGTGTTGCTGCTGATAGCCAATCTAATTAGTTATCTAAGTGTGAGTGATTTAACTCAGCAAAAATCGAGTTTGACACAACAAAAAACCAGTTATGATCAGCAAAAGTCGCAACTTGAAAATCAGATTGCAGCCAGAGCCGCTTCACCTGCTTTAGTGGCTGAGGTTGATCTAATGACTCAACAGCTGGAAGTGAAGCGTCGATTGTTAGGTGAGCTGGGTAATGTTCAAGCGCTTACGAGTCGTGGTTACTCTTCATTATTGACCGATTTAGCAACGGTTTCAGACAGCTCTATCTGGTTGAGTCGCATTCATGTGCTTGAAAATGAGTTTGAATTTGAAGGCTACAGTAGTGCTCCGCTCAATGTGCCTCAGTGGGTCGAACGACTAAAGCAAGTTGAGACGCTAAAGGGGCAGGCGTTCAGTACATTAACGATGAGTCGCGGAGAAGGTGAGCCTTTGTCTTTCATACTGCGCAGCCGTGTAGTCGTGGAGGAGACTGCGCAATGA
- a CDS encoding MSHA biogenesis protein MshJ produces the protein MKTKFNQLAERFDQLSRRERVMVALAVIIVLGMLLYLPIESQWLERSHLQRDVKSLTSENAISVQQIALYQERLAQDPDDDYRQRQITLIQQTAAIDEQLSFQMVDMVPAEHMPAMLSELLGRVKGVKLLAFDTITPKPLLAAADDSKLNLYSHGIKLELVGDYFSTLRFVQAVENMPNKLYWKQLDYSVADYPKASVVLELYTLSINKDFISVANQG, from the coding sequence ATGAAAACTAAATTTAATCAATTAGCTGAAAGGTTTGACCAACTTTCACGGCGTGAGAGGGTGATGGTTGCTTTAGCCGTGATCATTGTCTTGGGGATGTTGCTTTATCTACCTATCGAGTCACAGTGGCTCGAGCGTAGTCATCTGCAAAGAGATGTAAAATCATTAACTTCTGAGAATGCTATTTCGGTTCAACAAATTGCACTGTATCAAGAACGATTAGCACAAGATCCCGACGATGATTATAGACAGCGCCAGATAACCCTGATCCAGCAAACCGCTGCTATTGACGAACAACTCTCGTTCCAAATGGTTGATATGGTTCCTGCTGAACATATGCCCGCCATGTTGAGTGAATTATTAGGGCGGGTGAAAGGTGTTAAATTATTGGCGTTCGATACCATTACTCCAAAACCATTACTGGCCGCTGCCGATGACAGCAAATTGAACCTCTATAGCCATGGTATAAAACTAGAATTAGTGGGAGATTATTTCTCAACATTACGTTTTGTGCAGGCTGTTGAAAACATGCCAAATAAACTTTATTGGAAACAGCTAGATTATTCTGTGGCCGATTACCCTAAGGCGAGTGTGGTGTTGGAGCTCTATACCTTAAGTATCAATAAGGATTTTATCAGTGTCGCGAATCAAGGTTAA
- a CDS encoding MSHA biogenesis protein MshK codes for MSRIKVNSLSALLFMVLLMATYFVQAQSLRDPTRPGIGGVSISENPQSVTEKLKLNSVLISSGSATAIFNNKIYAIGDLVQGVKIVRINNKGVWLADGRQFALYQAVTETKGQ; via the coding sequence GTGTCGCGAATCAAGGTTAACTCACTTTCAGCACTGCTGTTTATGGTGCTATTGATGGCAACTTATTTTGTCCAAGCCCAATCTCTACGAGATCCTACTCGGCCGGGAATTGGTGGTGTGTCTATATCGGAAAATCCGCAAAGTGTTACAGAAAAACTTAAGCTAAACAGTGTACTGATATCAAGCGGCAGTGCTACGGCTATTTTTAATAATAAGATCTATGCCATAGGCGATTTGGTTCAGGGTGTAAAAATTGTGCGTATAAATAATAAAGGTGTTTGGCTCGCTGATGGCCGCCAGTTTGCTTTATACCAAGCCGTAACAGAGACGAAGGGACAATAA
- the mshL gene encoding pilus (MSHA type) biogenesis protein MshL, with protein MTAIKTITPLLVLLLVACQTTDRPQPVESKSTLSDSIASETAKQVPPPAAVMPDSVQRELSANTLLSGVSPVMPTERRFDVSANDVDARVFFPSLIQGTPLSVAVHPDVTGTISLSLKGITLSEALQVVEDIYGYEVSRDGRVLRVFPAGMRTETFPLNYLYMERQGLSLTSVNSGRISDSNNSNNSNNSNNNGNSSNNNSSNNSNNNSSNSGSNETTNGTFIRSTTKTDFWGELKETLVSIVGETGGGRQVVVTPQAGLVTVRAYPNELRQVKTFLQTAESHLQRQVILEAKILEVTLSDGFQQGIQWENVLGSALANGNTKINFGTSAGEFGDQISAALGGVTSLKISGSDFSSMITLLDTQGDVDVLSSPRVTASNNQKAVIKVGRDEYFVTDVSSTTTVSGVTPVTSPEVELTPFFSGIALDVTPQIDEEGNVLLHIHPSVIDIKEQNKSIKVSENTLELPLAQSEIRESDTVIKAKTGDVVVIGGLMKSENIELVSKVPLLGDIPFLGEAFTNRANSLKKTELVILLKPTVVGADTWKTELERSKALLDRWYPEDKKE; from the coding sequence ATGACAGCTATAAAAACAATTACGCCTCTACTAGTGCTTTTATTAGTGGCATGTCAGACAACCGACCGTCCACAACCTGTCGAATCTAAATCGACGCTTTCTGATTCCATTGCTAGTGAAACGGCCAAGCAAGTACCGCCGCCAGCAGCCGTGATGCCCGATTCTGTGCAACGTGAATTATCTGCAAACACCCTACTCAGTGGGGTATCTCCAGTTATGCCTACTGAGCGCCGTTTTGATGTATCGGCAAATGATGTTGATGCAAGAGTCTTTTTTCCTAGCTTGATTCAAGGAACGCCTCTTAGCGTTGCCGTACATCCTGACGTAACGGGAACCATCTCCTTATCGTTAAAAGGGATCACCTTGAGCGAAGCGTTGCAGGTTGTAGAAGATATTTATGGTTATGAAGTGAGTCGAGATGGTCGAGTTTTACGAGTATTTCCCGCGGGTATGCGAACTGAAACCTTTCCGTTAAATTACCTGTATATGGAGCGCCAAGGGTTATCGTTAACTTCGGTGAATTCTGGCCGTATTTCAGATAGTAATAACTCGAATAATAGTAACAATAGCAATAATAACGGCAATAGCAGCAACAATAACTCGAGTAACAACTCGAACAATAACTCAAGCAATAGCGGCAGTAACGAAACGACCAACGGTACTTTTATCCGGTCTACAACCAAAACCGACTTTTGGGGTGAGTTGAAAGAAACATTAGTCTCAATCGTAGGAGAAACCGGTGGTGGACGTCAGGTTGTGGTGACTCCTCAAGCAGGATTAGTCACTGTTCGCGCTTACCCTAATGAATTACGTCAGGTAAAAACCTTTCTGCAAACTGCAGAAAGTCATCTGCAACGCCAAGTTATTCTTGAGGCAAAAATTTTAGAGGTGACGCTCTCTGATGGCTTTCAACAAGGGATCCAGTGGGAAAATGTGTTAGGTAGTGCACTAGCCAATGGCAACACTAAGATCAATTTTGGTACGTCAGCGGGTGAGTTCGGCGATCAGATCTCTGCCGCATTAGGTGGGGTAACATCTCTTAAGATTTCCGGTTCAGATTTTTCTAGCATGATCACGCTGCTCGATACTCAAGGTGATGTAGATGTGTTATCTAGCCCTCGTGTGACCGCATCTAACAACCAAAAAGCGGTGATAAAAGTAGGTCGTGATGAGTATTTTGTTACCGATGTTTCATCGACCACAACCGTCTCAGGAGTTACGCCAGTGACTTCGCCTGAGGTGGAGTTAACACCATTCTTTTCGGGTATTGCGCTGGATGTGACACCACAAATAGATGAAGAGGGCAATGTGCTACTACACATCCACCCTTCAGTTATCGATATCAAAGAGCAAAATAAGTCGATTAAGGTGTCGGAAAACACCCTAGAACTGCCGTTAGCCCAGAGCGAGATCCGTGAGTCTGATACCGTCATTAAGGCGAAGACTGGTGATGTTGTGGTGATCGGTGGTTTGATGAAGAGTGAGAATATTGAATTAGTATCAAAAGTGCCTCTGCTTGGCGATATTCCTTTCTTGGGAGAAGCCTTTACGAACCGAGCCAATTCTTTGAAAAAGACTGAACTCGTGATTTTGCTTAAACCTACCGTGGTTGGTGCTGATACATGGAAAACCGAGTTAGAGCGTTCAAAAGCTTTGCTAGACCGTTGGTATCCAGAAGACAAAAAGGAGTAA
- a CDS encoding ExeA family protein: MYLQHFGLGEAPFSLTPNTGFFFGLAPHVEALQVLQTALQTGEGFIKVTGEVGTGKTLICRKLLNDIPKRFHCAYLPNPYLTPDELRWAVALELGLKYSANIDQQQLTTLIQQQLIALSAHGHSIVLVLDEAQALPDESLEALRLFTNLETESRKLLQVVLFAQPELDERLRLNKFRQLRQRISFSYQLRSLTHGETSAYLSHRLQIAGYTGQPLFSLADSKRIAKAARGIPRLINILSHKALLLAFGEGQPVVSPHHVRAAINDTEDAQQILTTKRWWLGAISVASILSIVAWRWFVGVSV; this comes from the coding sequence TTGTATCTGCAACATTTTGGATTGGGGGAAGCGCCGTTTTCGCTAACCCCTAATACCGGATTCTTTTTTGGACTAGCGCCTCATGTTGAGGCGTTACAAGTGTTGCAGACCGCGCTACAAACGGGTGAAGGTTTTATCAAAGTCACAGGAGAGGTGGGGACAGGTAAAACGCTTATCTGCCGTAAATTACTCAATGATATACCGAAGCGGTTTCATTGTGCTTATTTGCCGAACCCCTATTTAACCCCCGATGAGTTACGTTGGGCTGTAGCGCTCGAGTTAGGGCTTAAGTATTCCGCGAACATTGACCAGCAACAACTGACCACTTTGATTCAACAGCAGTTAATTGCCCTATCGGCTCATGGTCATTCTATTGTGTTGGTGCTCGATGAAGCGCAAGCCTTGCCAGATGAAAGCTTAGAAGCCTTGCGTCTATTTACTAATTTAGAGACTGAGAGTCGCAAGTTATTGCAGGTGGTGTTGTTTGCTCAGCCTGAACTTGATGAGCGACTGCGTTTAAATAAGTTTCGTCAGTTGCGGCAAAGGATAAGTTTTAGTTATCAACTTAGATCCTTAACTCATGGAGAAACCAGCGCCTATTTGAGCCATCGTCTGCAGATCGCAGGCTACACAGGTCAGCCACTATTTTCGTTAGCTGACAGTAAACGGATAGCGAAAGCTGCCAGAGGGATCCCTAGATTGATCAACATATTGTCTCATAAAGCACTGCTACTTGCCTTTGGTGAAGGTCAGCCGGTTGTTAGCCCACATCATGTGCGCGCGGCTATTAACGATACTGAAGATGCTCAGCAGATCTTGACGACAAAACGCTGGTGGTTAGGTGCCATTAGTGTGGCATCTATTTTATCTATTGTTGCATGGCGTTGGTTTGTAGGGGTCTCAGTATGA
- a CDS encoding tetratricopeptide repeat protein: MSVINTMLKDLDKRQQSHGVDELPVPELQYQRAATSKLPWILLALVSGVLLLGSGIAWQRLELLQQDNVQLTHTIEQAASKGEVVKPAVKVTPIAVDSNRLPKKSAIVADTAVDESHVAQQPMTENIASVSQRLPKAMNLPAPAVASHTKDTEAVMVAANAIGSPQTNSTPDTAVAEVNPAKSAKAPSVKSGNAKPATKSSTNGSGAMVITEVKLSPTELAQKRFGLAQSAQNEGRIKQAQALFAEAVKINPAMHEARQHLAALYYGQGMLTEAESVLAQGLVLYPQEYDYALLQARVYEAAGLLDKALAALTQIPDSNMLAKQKWTMQSHLAQQSKAYGLAEQSYRKLAQVEPQQAKWWMGLAYALDSQSQFSAAKQAYQQALAQRGLSNQAIAFIDSRLAQLGEIE, from the coding sequence ATGAGTGTAATAAATACCATGCTTAAAGATCTCGATAAGCGTCAGCAGAGTCATGGTGTCGATGAATTACCTGTGCCTGAGCTACAGTATCAAAGAGCTGCAACCAGTAAGTTGCCTTGGATCTTATTAGCCTTAGTTTCGGGAGTATTGTTACTTGGCAGCGGGATAGCTTGGCAACGCCTCGAGCTGTTGCAGCAAGATAATGTGCAATTGACACACACCATTGAGCAAGCTGCATCTAAAGGTGAGGTTGTTAAGCCTGCTGTTAAGGTGACACCCATCGCAGTAGATTCAAATCGCCTCCCAAAGAAATCGGCTATTGTTGCAGATACCGCTGTTGATGAGAGTCATGTTGCGCAGCAGCCAATGACAGAGAACATTGCGAGTGTTAGTCAGCGTTTACCTAAAGCGATGAATCTACCGGCGCCAGCCGTAGCAAGTCATACTAAAGATACTGAAGCGGTAATGGTCGCAGCTAACGCTATAGGGAGTCCTCAAACTAACTCTACGCCTGACACCGCAGTGGCAGAGGTCAATCCGGCAAAGAGCGCTAAAGCGCCAAGCGTCAAGTCTGGGAACGCCAAGCCTGCCACAAAAAGTAGCACTAATGGCAGCGGGGCGATGGTGATAACCGAGGTTAAGTTATCGCCAACCGAGCTGGCACAAAAGCGTTTTGGATTAGCTCAGTCGGCACAAAATGAAGGTCGTATAAAGCAGGCTCAAGCGTTATTTGCTGAGGCGGTTAAGATAAATCCAGCTATGCATGAGGCTCGCCAGCATTTAGCCGCACTCTACTATGGGCAAGGTATGCTCACTGAAGCTGAATCGGTATTGGCTCAGGGGTTGGTATTATATCCGCAGGAATATGATTACGCGTTATTGCAGGCTCGGGTATATGAGGCGGCAGGGTTATTGGATAAGGCGCTAGCTGCACTGACGCAAATCCCCGATAGCAACATGCTGGCAAAACAAAAATGGACCATGCAAAGTCACCTTGCTCAGCAGTCCAAGGCATATGGTTTAGCAGAGCAGAGCTATCGAAAGTTGGCTCAAGTTGAGCCTCAGCAGGCGAAGTGGTGGATGGGACTCGCCTATGCGTTAGATTCTCAGAGCCAGTTTTCAGCCGCAAAGCAAGCCTATCAGCAGGCGTTAGCGCAACGGGGGTTGTCAAATCAAGCCATTGCCTTTATCGATAGCCGTTTAGCGCAGTTAGGAGAGATCGAGTGA